The Bacillota bacterium DNA segment GGGCGGCCGTCGTCGCCTCCTACACGGCGATGTATGGCGTCGAGACCTGGAAGCAGGGCAACCATTCAGGGGCGGTCGGGGTGATCATCGTCGCCGTCCTGGCCGTCGTCGTGCCGGCGGCGGTTCTCTTGCTGAGGTAGGCTTTGCTTGGGGGCGGTCGGTCACGTTCAGCATCCGAAACATCTGGGCAAGGATATCGGGCCGCTCCAGGATCGGGGATAAGCTCTTTTCTCTAGGGGACCGCCCAATTCCTGGCCGGGGGGAACCGGGCAGCAAAGGGAAAGGCAAGGGCAAGGGCGGCGGGAAAGGCCGGGGCGGAGACCAGTCGGGGGCAGCCAAGCAGGAAAAGCCGAGCCCGCCCATCCCGACCGAACCCATCTCGCCGACCGAGCGGTTCGCCCCGGACGGCCCGAAGACGCCCATGGTCAAGGCCTACGACGCCAACCTGGCCTGGGCCATGCAGGTCTTCCACAAGCAGGACAACAGCGACGTCGTCATCCGCGAGCTGGAGATCGGGACCGAGCCGCCGGTCCGGGCCTTCATCCTCTACTTCGACGGGCTGGTGGTCAAGAACGCCGTCTGGGAGGGCGTCCTCCAGCCGTTGATGCTCCTGTCCGAGATCGATGACATCCGCCGCCGCGGTAACCTCCTCGATTCCGTGGCTAAGCGCCTGGTGCCCTCGGACAAGTATGAGACGGTGACCGACTACGAGGCCGTCATCGCCCACGTCCTGACCGGGGAGACGGCCCTCTTCGTCGATGGTGAGGCCGGAGCCCTGGCCCTGGAGACCAAGGGTTGGGAGCATCGAAGCGTCGAGCGGGCCCAGAGCGAGATGGTCGTCCGCGGGCCCATCGAGGGCTTCACCGAGGCCCTGCGTTCAAACACCGCCCTGGTCAGACGGTTGATCAAGTCGCCGGACCTGGTCGTCGAGGGATTGAAGATCGGCCGGTTGTCCCGCACCGACGTCGCCCTGATGTACATCAAGGGCCTGACCAACGACAAGCTGGTGACCGAGGTCCGCCGGCGGATCAAGGCCATCGACGTCGACTTCGCCCCCCAGAGCGGGATGCTCGAACAGTACATCGAGGACTTCCCCTTCGCCATCTTCCCCCAGGTGACTTCGACCGAGCGACCTGATCGCGTGGGCGCCTTCCTGTCCGAGGGCAACGTGGCCATCCTCGTCGGTGACGATCCCTGGGCGCTGATCGCCCCGATGACCTTCACCACCTTCCTCCACAGCTCCGAGGATTACTACCTGCGCTGGCCCTACGCCAACTTCCTCCGGATCCTCCGATTTGTGTCGATGCTCATCGCTCTCTTCGTCCCGGCCGCCTACATCGCCGTCACCAACTATCATCAGGAGATGATCCCGACAGACTTGCTGATGGCCATCGCCTCGTCGCGGCACGGCGTCCCCTTTCCGGTCCCGGTCGAGGTCATCCTGATGGAGCTGTCCTTCGAACTGATCCGCGAGGCCGGCGTCCGCATCCCCAACGTCATCGGCCCGACCATCGGGATTGTCGGCGCCCTCGTCCTCGGTCAGGCGGCGGTGGCCGCCAACATCGTCAGCCCCATCCTGGTCATCATCATCGCCGTCACCGGCCTGGCCACCTTCGCCATCCCCAACTTCTCCGCTTCTTTCGCCGTCCGGGTCCTGCGCTTCCCCTTTGAGATCGTGGCCGCCTTCCTGGGTTTCCCGGGGATGGCCGCCGGGATGCTCTTCATGGCCCTGCACCTGGCCTCCCTCCGCAGCTTTGGCGTACCTTACCTGTCACCAGTGGCCCCGCGCCGCACGCCCACGGCGGATGTGCTGCTGCGTGGCCAGCTTTGGACGATGTGGCACCGGCCGCCCTTCCTGCGGCAAAGTGACCAGATCCGCCAGGACCTGATTGTTCGGAAGTGGGCGCCAGCGTCTCAGCTGGCCAAGAAGATGATCGTGAAACGAAAGGGGGGGAAGTGATGAGTCCTCGGGGCCGGGGGCCATCGACCGCCGGCAAGGACCGCTCCCGGGCGGGGGGCCTGAAACAGGGGACCAAGGCCTTCCCCTCGATGTCCCCGGAGTGGGGGCACGTCGGGCAGGCCGAACTGGTGGCGGCGCTGACCATCCTCATCGGGGGCAAGATCTTCCTCAGCTACCCGGCCTCAATCACCGAGCGGGCCCTGAACTCAGGGTGGCTGGCGGCGACCATCGGGGCGGGCGTCGCCGCCCTGGGGACCTGGGTGCTCATCAGCCTGATGAACCGCTTCCCCGATTACTCCCTGGCTCGGGTCAGCACCGAACTGGCCGGGCGCTACCTGGGCACGCTGATGAATCTCCTCTTGAGCGTGTTCTTCCTGGTGGTG contains these protein-coding regions:
- a CDS encoding spore germination protein, which codes for MVKAYDANLAWAMQVFHKQDNSDVVIRELEIGTEPPVRAFILYFDGLVVKNAVWEGVLQPLMLLSEIDDIRRRGNLLDSVAKRLVPSDKYETVTDYEAVIAHVLTGETALFVDGEAGALALETKGWEHRSVERAQSEMVVRGPIEGFTEALRSNTALVRRLIKSPDLVVEGLKIGRLSRTDVALMYIKGLTNDKLVTEVRRRIKAIDVDFAPQSGMLEQYIEDFPFAIFPQVTSTERPDRVGAFLSEGNVAILVGDDPWALIAPMTFTTFLHSSEDYYLRWPYANFLRILRFVSMLIALFVPAAYIAVTNYHQEMIPTDLLMAIASSRHGVPFPVPVEVILMELSFELIREAGVRIPNVIGPTIGIVGALVLGQAAVAANIVSPILVIIIAVTGLATFAIPNFSASFAVRVLRFPFEIVAAFLGFPGMAAGMLFMALHLASLRSFGVPYLSPVAPRRTPTADVLLRGQLWTMWHRPPFLRQSDQIRQDLIVRKWAPASQLAKKMIVKRKGGK